A region from the Linepithema humile isolate Giens D197 chromosome 1, Lhum_UNIL_v1.0, whole genome shotgun sequence genome encodes:
- the LOC105673823 gene encoding glucose dehydrogenase [FAD, quinone]-like — protein sequence MTPQLGTMYDFIIVGAGTAGATLAARLSEVPQAKVLLIEAGYRENFFMDVPLLTYFLQLSDDINWKSRTKPSKKYCLGMTDNRCNWPSGKVLGGSSVLNYMIATRGGAEDYDRWAKMGNEGWAYKDVLKYFKKLETINVPKLQSDITYHGTKGPLHVSSSTSRTPLAEMFLRAGQELGYPIVDYNGKNMIGFSYVQSTTMNGTRMSSNRAYLHPIRHRKNLHVSLQSTVKKVLIDRRTNRAIGVKFTKHGRIISVFASKEVILCAGAIMSPQLLMLSGVGPSNHLADLGIDVVYDAPFVGENLMDHVAYGGLTWMVNESTSLRLQDVINPAYPYISDFLTRRSGPGVIPGACEALGFINTKRPKERSGLADIEFMFFGSTIKGDPILPIIMGFNDKVHDIWCKHRGKYGWATLPMLLKPKSRGRIRLLANDINVKPEITPNYFDDPEDVKTMIVGIKNAISIGQTKTMQAFGSELLNDTLPGCEKYEYDSYAYWECAVRTLSCPTYHYSGTCKMGPKGDATAVVDPELKVIGVQRLRIADASIMPEIISGHINLPVYMIAEKAADIIKEKWGY from the exons ATGACTCCGCAGCTCGGAACCATGTACGACTTTATAATAGTGGGTGCTGGCACAGCCGGTGCCACGCTAGCCGCGAGATTGAGTGAAGTTCCTCAGGCAAAAGTATTGTTAATAGAAGCTGGATATcgcgaaaatttttttatggacGTCCCATTATTAACTTACTTCTTGCAATTGAGCGACGATATCAATTGGAAATCTCGAACTAAACCTTCAAAGAAATACTGTCTTGGTATGACTGATAACCGCTGCAACTGGCCCAGCGGCAAAGTACTTGGCGGCAGCAGCGTGTTAAACTATATGATCGCCACTAGAGGCGGCGCCGAGGATTACGATCGCTGGGCTAAAATGGGGAACGAAGGCTGGGCTTACAAGGATGTTCTCAAGTACTTCAAAAAACTCGAAACAATCAATGTTCCAAAGCTGCAGTCAGATATTACATACCACGGAACTAAAGGACCATTACACGTCTCTTCTTCGACATCCCGCACACCGTTAGCGGAAATGTTTTTACGTGCCGGGCAGGAGCTGGGATATCCGATAGTGGATTACAATGGGAAGAACATGATCGGATTCTCGTACGTACAAAGCACGACCATGAACGGCACCCGTATGAGCAGCAATAGAGCGTATCTGCATCCAATTCGCCATCGCAAGAATCTGCATGTGAGCCTTCAGAGTACGGTGAAGAAAGTGCTCATCGATCGTCGTACGAATCGAGCAATTGGCGTGAAATTCACGAAACACGGTCGAATTATTTCCGTCTTTGCGAGCAAGGAAGTAATCTTGTGTGCGGGTGCCATTATGTCGCCTCAGCTGTTGATGCTATCGGGTGTCGGACCTTCCAATCACCTCGCTGATCTCGGGATTGACGTTGTTTACGATGCACCGTTCGTTGGTGAAAACTTAATGGATCATGTAGCTTACGGCGGCCTGACGTGGATGGTAAATGAATCGACGAGCTTACGATTGCAAGATGTAATAAACCCTGCTTATCCATATATATCAGATTTTCTTACGAGGCGATCGGGACCAGGTGTAATTCCGGGTGCGTGTGAAGCACTCGGTTTTATCAACACGAAGCGGCCAAAAGAACGCAGTGGCTTAGCGGATATCGAATTTATGTTTTTCGGCAGTACTATTAAAGGTGATCCTATTCTGCCTATTATAATGGGTTTTAATGACAAAGTGCACGACATATGGTGTAAACACCGTGGCAAATATGGCTGGGCCACATTACCGATGTTGTTGAAACCGAAAAGTCGTGGGCGGATAAGATTGTTAGCTAATGACATTAATGTTAAACCGGAGATCACGCCAAATTACTTTGACGATCCCGAGGATGTCAAGACGATGATTGTCGGTATTAAGAACGCGATAAGCATCGGTCAGACAAAGACAATGCAGGCATTCGGTTCAGAATTATTAAACGACACTCTTCCGGGATGCGAGAAGTACGAATATGATTCCTATGCTTACTGGGAGTGTGCGGTAAGGACATTGTCGTGCCCAACCTATCACTATTCCGGGACTTGTAAAATGGGGCCAAAAGGAGATGCCACTGCTGTTGTCGATCCGGAATTAAAG GTGATCGGTGTTCAAAGGCTAAGGATAGCAGATGCATCCATCATGCCTGAGATTATATCGGGGCACATAAATTTACCCGTTTATATGATCGCCGAAAAAGCGGCAGATATAATCAAGGAAAAATggggatattaa
- the LOC105672260 gene encoding uncharacterized protein isoform X2: protein MKITKTYMLSSKIEVTYYYYVFFNGTCMSTDSTRKQLKDVTDTYQQIKQNKASFEAEPRNISQKKSCKDTHSNILQHNSLESPFVHSQNEVESEREPNITNDIEEPLADIPRQLHQLYGKDFNGETMILLGNDIFCKSLVLHYALGSSSKTTHLVRKLVLGVFKEEIFKKGPHQVTLTGYSPRNIGKQTEIKYDNIDIIARFTIIKYAKAIGKLKKWPYVRTKDLERTLSQRIGELKREAK, encoded by the exons ATGAAGATAACGAAAACATACATGCTGAGTTCGAAAATAGAagtaacatattattattatgttttctttaatggaa CATGTATGAGCACAGATTCAACCAGGAAACAGTTGAAAGATGTAACAGATACCTATCAAcaaatcaaacaaaataaagCATCGTTTGAAGCAG aaCCTAGgaatatttcgcaaaaaaaatcttgtaaagATACGCATTCAAATATACTGCAACATAACTCACTTGAATCACCATTTGTACACTCTCAAAATGAAGTAGAGTCAGAGCGGGAACCGAATATAACAAATGATATAGAAGAACCTTTGGCAGATATTCCACGTCAACTTCATCAATTATACGGAAAGGATTTTAACGGAGAAacg ATGATATTACTcggaaatgatattttttgtaaatcttTGGTTCTACATTATGCTCTTGGTTCTTCATCAAAGACAACGCATTTAGTTCGAAAATTGGTGCTTGGCgtatttaaagaagagatttttaagaaaggacCTCATCAAGTCACTCTTACTGGTTATTCACCTCGTAATATAGGAAAGcaaactgaaataaaatatgataatatcgatattattGCTAGATTTACAAtcataa aaTATGCTAAAGCAATAGGAAAACTTAAAAAGTGGCCATATGTTCGTACCAAAGATCTTGAGAGAACGTTATCCCAAAGGATTGGAGAACTTAAGCGCGAAGCCAAATAA
- the LOC105672260 gene encoding uncharacterized protein isoform X1, with product MKITKTYMLSSKIEVTYYYYVFFNGTCMSTDSTRKQLKDVTDTYQQIKQNKASFEAEPRNISQKKSCKDTHSNILQHNSLESPFVHSQNEVESEREPNITNDIEEPLADIPRQLHQLYGKDFNGETMILLGNDIFCKSLVLHYALGSSSKTTHLVRKLVLGVFKEEIFKKGPHQVTLTGYSPRNIGKQTEIKYDNIDIIARFTIISKFYQVLLYFMILLKIFLLVFCYVVEHVIYLLFSFRIC from the exons ATGAAGATAACGAAAACATACATGCTGAGTTCGAAAATAGAagtaacatattattattatgttttctttaatggaa CATGTATGAGCACAGATTCAACCAGGAAACAGTTGAAAGATGTAACAGATACCTATCAAcaaatcaaacaaaataaagCATCGTTTGAAGCAG aaCCTAGgaatatttcgcaaaaaaaatcttgtaaagATACGCATTCAAATATACTGCAACATAACTCACTTGAATCACCATTTGTACACTCTCAAAATGAAGTAGAGTCAGAGCGGGAACCGAATATAACAAATGATATAGAAGAACCTTTGGCAGATATTCCACGTCAACTTCATCAATTATACGGAAAGGATTTTAACGGAGAAacg ATGATATTACTcggaaatgatattttttgtaaatcttTGGTTCTACATTATGCTCTTGGTTCTTCATCAAAGACAACGCATTTAGTTCGAAAATTGGTGCTTGGCgtatttaaagaagagatttttaagaaaggacCTCATCAAGTCACTCTTACTGGTTATTCACCTCGTAATATAGGAAAGcaaactgaaataaaatatgataatatcgatattattGCTAGATTTACAAtcataagtaaattttatcaagttttattatattttatgattttactgaaaatatttttattggtaTTTTGTTATGTTGTAGAACATgtgatttatcttttattttctttcagaaTATGCTAA